The following proteins come from a genomic window of Haloactinomyces albus:
- a CDS encoding sarcosine oxidase subunit gamma: MAELYGESPLAARAEALADSSVPGALRLSEVAFTAQVALRVDPKSPAAERIGTAVGAMLPNQPGQVARTEHLQILWMGPDEWLLVGPEGSAEQIQETLAEALGEEHGSVVDVSGHRTIVEVTGPKSRELLAKGCALDLHRRSFTSYQCAQTLLARAGVVLLCRDTERPSFWIFVRASFERYLADWLADAAAEYRL; the protein is encoded by the coding sequence ATGGCTGAGCTCTACGGCGAGTCCCCGCTGGCCGCCCGCGCCGAGGCGCTGGCCGACTCCTCGGTGCCCGGTGCGCTGCGGCTGTCCGAAGTGGCCTTCACCGCCCAGGTCGCGCTGCGCGTCGACCCGAAGAGCCCGGCGGCCGAGCGCATCGGCACGGCCGTGGGCGCGATGCTGCCCAACCAGCCGGGGCAGGTCGCCCGCACCGAACACCTGCAGATCCTCTGGATGGGTCCGGACGAGTGGCTGCTGGTCGGTCCCGAGGGCAGCGCGGAGCAGATCCAGGAGACGCTCGCCGAGGCCCTCGGCGAGGAGCACGGCTCGGTCGTCGACGTATCGGGCCACCGCACGATTGTCGAGGTCACCGGGCCGAAGTCCCGCGAGCTGCTGGCCAAGGGCTGCGCGCTCGACCTGCACCGGCGCAGCTTCACCTCCTACCAGTGCGCGCAGACCCTGCTGGCACGCGCCGGGGTGGTGCTGCTGTGCCGGGACACCGAACGACCGAGCTTCTGGATCTTCGTGCGTGCGTCCTTCGAGCGCTACCTCGCCGACTGGCTGGCCGACGCGGCCGCCGAGTACCGGCTCTGA
- a CDS encoding sarcosine oxidase subunit beta family protein encodes MMPRTPGADLPEHPDWLWHSPDPKPSYDVVIVGGGGHGLATAYYLAVNHGITNVAVLERGWLAGGNMARNTTIIRSNYLWDESAGLYEHALKLWEGLEEELDYPLLFSQRGVLNLAHSLQEVRDGVRRVNANRLNGVDAEWLDPHQVAEICPILNTSDELRYPVLGATWQPRAGIAKHDHVAWAFARALDRMGVDLIQGCEVTGFDRVGDRITGVRTSRGDIAAGKVALAAAGHTSVLADELGLRLPIQSHPLQALVSELLEPVHPTVVMSNSVHVYVSQAHKGELVLGAGIDAHNSYGQRGAFHTIEREMTAAVELFPMFARAHVLRTWGGVVDVTPDASAIMGLTPFEGLYVNCGWGTGGFKSTPGVGWCYAHTIACDEAHPLNAPFSLERFTTGALVDEHGAAGVAH; translated from the coding sequence CTGATGCCGCGCACTCCCGGCGCCGACTTGCCGGAGCATCCGGATTGGTTGTGGCATTCACCGGATCCGAAGCCGTCGTATGACGTGGTGATCGTCGGTGGTGGTGGCCATGGTCTGGCCACCGCCTACTACCTGGCGGTCAATCACGGGATCACCAATGTGGCCGTGCTGGAACGTGGCTGGCTGGCCGGCGGGAACATGGCCCGCAACACCACGATCATTCGCTCGAATTACCTGTGGGACGAAAGTGCGGGGCTGTATGAGCACGCGCTGAAGCTGTGGGAAGGGCTCGAGGAGGAGCTGGACTATCCGCTGTTGTTCTCCCAGCGCGGGGTGCTGAATCTGGCCCATTCGCTGCAGGAAGTGCGCGACGGGGTGCGCCGGGTCAACGCCAACAGGCTCAACGGCGTCGACGCCGAGTGGCTCGACCCGCACCAGGTCGCCGAGATCTGCCCGATCCTGAACACCTCGGACGAGCTGCGCTATCCGGTGCTGGGTGCCACCTGGCAGCCGCGGGCGGGCATCGCCAAGCACGACCACGTGGCCTGGGCCTTCGCTCGGGCGTTGGACCGGATGGGCGTGGATCTCATCCAGGGCTGCGAGGTCACCGGTTTCGACCGGGTCGGTGACCGGATCACCGGCGTGCGCACCAGCCGCGGTGACATCGCGGCGGGCAAGGTGGCGTTGGCCGCGGCCGGGCACACCTCGGTGCTGGCCGATGAACTCGGCCTGCGGTTGCCGATCCAGAGCCATCCGCTGCAGGCGCTGGTCTCCGAGCTGTTGGAGCCGGTGCATCCGACCGTGGTGATGTCGAATTCGGTGCACGTCTACGTCTCCCAGGCCCACAAGGGCGAGCTGGTGCTCGGCGCGGGCATCGATGCCCACAACTCCTACGGCCAGCGCGGAGCGTTTCACACCATCGAACGGGAGATGACCGCGGCGGTGGAGCTGTTCCCGATGTTCGCCCGCGCCCATGTGCTGCGCACCTGGGGTGGTGTCGTCGATGTGACCCCGGACGCCTCGGCGATCATGGGGCTCACCCCGTTCGAGGGGCTCTACGTCAACTGCGGTTGGGGCACCGGCGGGTTCAAATCCACCCCGGGCGTGGGCTGGTGCTACGCCCACACCATCGCTTGCGACGAGGCGCATCCGCTCAACGCGCCGTTCTCCCTGGAACGGTTCACCACCGGCGCGCTGGTCGACGAGCACGGCGCCGCCGGCGTCGCCCACTGA
- a CDS encoding sarcosine oxidase subunit delta, with protein MMLIPCPWCGPRNETEFHYGGQADVAYPSDPQSISDEDWAHFLFFRDNPKGIFTERWSHAAGCRRWFPVRRDTVTNEIHPDDSARAARTVTR; from the coding sequence ATGATGCTCATTCCGTGCCCGTGGTGCGGGCCGCGCAACGAGACCGAGTTCCACTACGGCGGGCAGGCCGACGTGGCCTACCCGTCCGACCCCCAGTCGATCTCCGATGAGGACTGGGCGCACTTCCTGTTCTTCCGGGACAACCCCAAAGGCATCTTCACCGAACGGTGGTCGCATGCGGCCGGGTGCCGGCGCTGGTTCCCCGTGCGCCGGGACACCGTCACCAACGAGATTCACCCCGACGACAGTGCGCGCGCAGCAAGGACGGTGACGAGGTGA
- a CDS encoding 2Fe-2S iron-sulfur cluster-binding protein — protein MSNEFRLADRGRIDRDRPVRFRFDGGDYEGFAGDTLASALLANGVHQVATSIRYGRPRGIMAAGAEEPNALVQIERPFPEPMLTATTVALREGLEASGLPGRGQLSTEEDPARYDTMHAHCDVLIVGAGPAGLAAALSAARSGARVIIAEADTELGGSLLGSGEALDRAPAQRWIDRVVAELEAAPEVTVLPRTTVFGHYDDNYLVAVEHRGEDAFTRQRVWHIRAREVVLATGAHERPLVFAGNDRPGTMFAGSARTYLHRYGVLPGNRAVVFTTNDSAYAAAIDLHDAGVKIAAIVDAREHAPTYWASLCVERGIRIHAGTGVVNTSGTDRITSVHLASLRGDPKHPSSVRQLVACDLLLVSGGWNPAVHLHSQARGTVRYSEEIGALVPDRAARGVRSVGAATGSFGTVECLRTGSEAGSDAAREAGFDADFAEVPSAFSCPATPPQPTWLLPGIPADSSGEQFVDLARDATVADVRKAIGAGMSSVEHIKRYTTLGTAHDQGKTSGLLSSGVIAELLGVEVAEVGATTFRPPYTPVAFAALAGRDRGDLYDPIRITAMHDWHLEQDCPFENVGQWKRPWYYPQPGEDMDTAVLRECHAVRTGVGMQDVSTLGKIDVQGPDAAEFLDLVYTNKMSTLKVGRIRYGVMCTADGMVFDDGTVMRTDQHRYLISTTSGGAAGVLEWLEDWLQTEWTHLRVHLTSVTEHWATIALAGPRSREVLARATSDIDLDNDAFPFMSYRDGVVAGRAARVCRISFSGELAFEINVPWWYGREVWEALHEAGSDLGITPYGTETMHVLRAEKGFPIVGQDTDGTITPHDLGMGWAVSKTKDDFLGMRSFTRADTARTDRKHLVGLLPPADSGAVPEGTQLVESTELPEPPVPMLGHITSSYRSAALQRPFALALVTSGRDRIGQTIYGHVGDQLVPVEITEPVFYDKEGNRRDG, from the coding sequence GTGAGCAACGAGTTCAGGCTTGCCGACCGCGGCCGGATCGACCGCGACCGCCCGGTCCGGTTCCGCTTCGACGGCGGCGACTACGAAGGATTCGCCGGCGACACGCTGGCTTCGGCGCTGCTGGCCAACGGCGTGCACCAGGTCGCCACCAGCATCCGCTACGGCCGCCCGCGCGGCATCATGGCCGCAGGCGCGGAAGAGCCCAACGCGCTGGTGCAGATCGAGCGGCCGTTTCCGGAGCCGATGCTGACCGCGACCACGGTCGCGCTGCGCGAGGGCCTCGAAGCCTCCGGCCTGCCCGGGCGGGGGCAGCTGTCCACCGAGGAGGATCCCGCGCGCTACGACACCATGCACGCGCACTGCGACGTGCTCATCGTCGGCGCCGGGCCTGCCGGGCTGGCCGCCGCGCTGAGCGCGGCCCGCAGCGGCGCACGGGTGATCATCGCCGAGGCCGACACCGAGCTCGGCGGCAGCCTGCTCGGCAGCGGCGAAGCCCTCGACCGGGCCCCCGCGCAGCGCTGGATCGACCGCGTGGTCGCCGAGCTCGAAGCCGCCCCGGAGGTCACGGTCCTGCCCCGCACCACGGTGTTCGGCCACTACGACGACAACTACCTGGTGGCCGTCGAGCACCGCGGCGAGGACGCATTCACCCGGCAGCGGGTCTGGCACATCCGCGCCCGCGAGGTCGTGCTGGCCACCGGCGCCCACGAACGCCCCCTGGTCTTCGCCGGCAACGACCGCCCCGGCACCATGTTCGCCGGCTCCGCCCGAACCTACCTGCACCGCTACGGCGTGCTGCCCGGCAACCGCGCCGTCGTGTTCACCACCAACGACAGCGCCTACGCCGCGGCCATCGACCTGCACGACGCCGGGGTGAAGATCGCAGCCATCGTCGACGCACGCGAACACGCGCCCACCTACTGGGCGTCGCTGTGCGTCGAGCGCGGCATCAGGATTCACGCGGGCACCGGCGTGGTGAACACCTCGGGCACCGACCGGATCACCAGCGTGCACCTGGCAAGCCTGCGCGGTGACCCGAAGCATCCGTCCAGTGTCCGGCAGCTCGTCGCGTGCGATCTGCTGCTGGTCTCCGGCGGCTGGAACCCGGCAGTTCACCTGCACAGCCAGGCGCGCGGAACCGTGCGCTACTCCGAGGAGATCGGAGCACTCGTCCCCGACCGCGCCGCCCGCGGGGTGCGCTCGGTGGGCGCGGCCACCGGGAGCTTCGGCACCGTCGAATGCCTGCGCACCGGTTCCGAAGCGGGCAGCGACGCGGCGCGCGAGGCCGGGTTCGACGCCGACTTCGCCGAAGTGCCCAGCGCCTTCTCCTGCCCCGCCACGCCACCGCAACCGACCTGGCTGCTGCCGGGCATCCCCGCGGACTCCAGCGGTGAGCAATTCGTGGATCTGGCGCGGGATGCCACGGTCGCCGACGTGCGCAAGGCCATCGGGGCCGGGATGTCCTCGGTGGAGCACATCAAGCGCTACACCACGCTCGGCACCGCCCACGACCAGGGCAAGACCTCCGGACTGCTGTCCTCGGGCGTGATCGCCGAACTGCTCGGCGTCGAGGTCGCCGAGGTCGGCGCCACCACGTTCCGCCCGCCCTACACCCCGGTGGCCTTCGCCGCGCTGGCCGGACGCGACCGCGGCGACCTCTACGACCCCATCCGCATCACCGCCATGCACGATTGGCACCTCGAGCAGGACTGCCCGTTCGAGAACGTCGGCCAGTGGAAGCGCCCCTGGTACTACCCTCAGCCCGGCGAGGACATGGACACCGCCGTGCTGCGCGAATGCCACGCCGTGCGCACGGGCGTGGGCATGCAGGACGTCTCCACCCTCGGCAAGATCGACGTGCAGGGTCCCGACGCCGCCGAGTTCCTCGACCTCGTCTACACCAACAAGATGAGCACGCTGAAGGTCGGCCGCATCCGCTACGGGGTCATGTGCACCGCCGACGGCATGGTCTTCGACGACGGCACCGTGATGCGCACCGACCAGCACCGCTACCTCATCTCCACCACCTCCGGCGGCGCAGCCGGGGTGCTGGAGTGGCTCGAGGACTGGCTGCAGACCGAGTGGACCCACCTGAGAGTGCACTTGACCTCGGTCACCGAGCACTGGGCCACCATCGCCCTGGCGGGCCCCCGTTCGCGCGAGGTGCTGGCCCGGGCGACCTCGGACATCGACCTGGACAACGACGCGTTCCCGTTCATGTCCTACCGCGACGGCGTGGTCGCCGGCCGGGCTGCCCGGGTGTGCCGGATCAGTTTCTCCGGCGAACTCGCCTTCGAGATCAACGTTCCCTGGTGGTACGGCCGTGAGGTCTGGGAAGCCCTGCACGAGGCCGGTTCCGACCTGGGCATCACCCCTTACGGCACCGAAACCATGCACGTGCTGCGCGCCGAGAAGGGCTTCCCCATCGTCGGCCAGGACACCGACGGCACCATCACCCCGCACGATCTCGGCATGGGCTGGGCGGTGTCGAAGACCAAGGACGACTTCCTCGGAATGCGCTCGTTCACCCGCGCCGACACCGCCCGCACCGACCGCAAACACCTCGTCGGCCTGCTCCCACCAGCCGACTCAGGAGCCGTACCCGAAGGCACCCAACTGGTGGAGTCCACCGAGCTGCCCGAACCGCCGGTGCCCATGCTCGGGCACATCACCTCCAGCTACCGCAGCGCCGCCCTGCAACGCCCCTTCGCCCTCGCCCTGGTCACAAGCGGCCGCGACCGCATCGGGCAAACCATCTACGGCCATGTGGGCGACCAGCTCGTGCCCGTCGAGATCACCGAACCGGTCTTCTACGACAAGGAAGGAAACCGTCGCGATGGCTGA
- the glyA gene encoding serine hydroxymethyltransferase, translating to MSTDDLFNDRLAEVDPEVAKAVDAELHRQQSTLEMIASENFAPASVIEAQGSVLTNKYAEGYPGKRYYGGCEHVDVVEQLAIDRVKQLFGASYANVQPHSGAQANAAAMFALLKPGDTIMGLDLAHGGHLTHGMRINFSGKLYNVVPYQVRDDNHLVDMDEVARLARENEPRMIVAGWSAYPRQLDFARFRAIADEVGAYLMVDMAHFAGLVAAGLHPNPIEHAHVVTTTTHKTLGGPRGGVILSGNEELTKKFNSAVFPGQQGGPLEHVIAGKATAFRIAASEEFADRQRRTLEGARILARRLQADDAAAAGVQLVSGGTDVHLVLVDLRHSELDGQQAEDRLHEIGITVNRNAVPGDPRPPMVTSGLRIGTPALATRGFGTEEFTEISEIITEALQPTFDEATSARLRSRVEALATKHPLYPNLNGGF from the coding sequence CTGTCCACAGATGACCTGTTCAACGACCGTCTCGCCGAGGTGGATCCGGAGGTGGCGAAGGCTGTGGATGCCGAGCTGCATCGGCAGCAGTCCACCCTGGAGATGATCGCCTCGGAGAACTTCGCGCCGGCCTCGGTGATCGAGGCTCAGGGCTCGGTGCTGACCAACAAGTACGCCGAGGGCTATCCGGGCAAGCGCTACTACGGCGGCTGTGAGCACGTCGACGTCGTCGAGCAGTTGGCCATCGACCGCGTCAAGCAGTTGTTCGGGGCCTCCTACGCCAACGTGCAGCCGCACTCGGGTGCCCAGGCCAACGCCGCGGCGATGTTCGCGCTGCTCAAGCCGGGAGACACCATCATGGGCCTGGACCTGGCCCACGGTGGGCATCTCACCCACGGGATGCGGATCAACTTCTCCGGCAAGCTCTACAACGTCGTGCCGTACCAGGTCCGCGACGACAACCACCTCGTCGACATGGACGAGGTCGCCCGCCTGGCCCGGGAGAACGAGCCGCGGATGATCGTGGCCGGCTGGTCGGCGTATCCGCGCCAGTTGGACTTCGCCCGGTTCCGGGCCATCGCCGACGAGGTCGGCGCCTACCTCATGGTCGACATGGCCCACTTCGCCGGGCTGGTCGCCGCCGGGCTGCACCCGAACCCGATCGAGCACGCCCACGTGGTCACCACCACCACGCACAAGACCCTCGGCGGCCCCCGCGGCGGAGTGATCCTGTCCGGCAACGAGGAACTGACCAAGAAGTTCAACTCCGCGGTCTTCCCCGGCCAGCAGGGCGGCCCGCTCGAGCACGTCATCGCCGGCAAGGCCACCGCGTTCAGGATCGCCGCCAGCGAGGAGTTCGCCGACCGCCAGCGCCGCACCCTGGAAGGCGCCCGGATCCTGGCCCGCCGCCTGCAGGCCGACGACGCCGCAGCCGCCGGGGTGCAGCTCGTCTCCGGCGGCACCGACGTGCACCTGGTGCTGGTCGACCTGCGCCACTCCGAATTGGACGGGCAGCAGGCCGAGGACCGATTGCACGAGATCGGCATCACCGTCAACCGCAACGCCGTGCCGGGCGACCCGCGCCCGCCGATGGTCACCTCCGGCCTGCGGATCGGCACCCCGGCCCTGGCCACCCGCGGCTTCGGCACCGAGGAGTTCACCGAGATCTCCGAAATCATCACCGAGGCCCTGCAGCCGACCTTCGACGAGGCCACCAGCGCCCGGCTGCGCTCCCGCGTCGAAGCACTCGCCACCAAACACCCCCTCTACCCGAACCTGAACGGAGGGTTCTGA